CATTACGCACATCATGGGGAACTTCGCTAACTGCTTCTGCTGGCTGAATGATGTTTTCAGGGGCGATTATCTCCACAACTGGGATGACATCATCACTTGGAGTAGAAACAACTTCGGAGATTTCGCTAATTTCTGGGGAAGGTGTTTCTATTTCTTGGCTAATAGGCCCTGGATTAACGACATTGGGAGTGCTGATATTTTCAGGCGATCGCGGCCGAGAAAACAGTGAAGGATCTATAATTCTAAAGACTGTCTCTGGTTGCTCATAAACGGGAGCAACTGCTTCCAAAATCAAAACATAATCTGCAATCCGAATAATATCTCCATCACTCAAAGAATATGGTCGATCTTTTTCAGCCTGTTTCCCATTAACTATTGAGCCATTTCTACTGCCAAGGTCAGAAAAGTAGTAATTTCCATTTTTAACAAAAAACTTAGCATGTACCCGACTGATATCAGGGCTGTCTAAGAGTAAATCAGAATCAGGAGAACGACCTATTATCCATTCTCCTCTTGTTGGAGTTTCTGTGGTAAGGTCAACTTCATTGACTTCACTTAAATTTGGTGAGTAGCTAACTTTAACTTTCATATTAATTTTTGGTTAATTTTATTGATTTCTGCCACCCAGCGCTGACGGGTAGTGTGTTCTAAATTTAAAATATCATCTTGTGACCAGTGGAAATGATAAGCAATAAAAGCTACCTCCTCATATAAAGTATCAGAGGGGTAGCTTACGACTCCCCCGCTAGTTCTAGCTCCACTGAAAATTGAGTATTGCAGTGGGGACATTGTGTCGGAATGTGTACATTGCCTTGCTGATTGATTCGATTGTAAAATTCTCGGAGATAGGCAATGTCATGTAGGAGAAGTCCTTCAAGTAAATCAGGACTAACAGAATTGAAACTGCCCAAGCGAGTGATAACCCTTGCAAGCATTACCAAGACACCGTAAGCCGGATTTTCTTGAACTTTGCGTTCTTGTTGCACCAAAATTTCATCTTTGGCGGTGGCTAAACGCATCACCCCATGACGATGTACTCGTTGTTCGCCATCACTCAATCCTCTAGGAAGAGTGAAAGCAAATTCTGTGCAGAGAGTATCCTTTTTACGGCGCATAGGTTATTGGGGAGTGCTGAGTGCTGAGTTAGGAGTTAGGAGTTAAGAGTTAGGAGTTAGGAGTTAGGAGTTAGGAAGAAATATTATTGTTTCAAGCTTAAAACTCGGAAGTTGAGCCTTTTTGATTGAACGTTGAGCCTTTGAACTCGGAAGTTGAGCCTTTGAACTCGGAACTTTAACCTCAGCACTCAGCATTCAGGACTCAGCACTCAGGACTCAGCACTCCCCAATTCAATTATGAAGAAGTGCTTCGGGAGAATTTACTGTATCTTCCGGTATGGAAGTTTCGCCTTCCAAGCCATTGATTCGACGGTAAAAATCTTGGAGGTAATTTAAATCTTGGGAAAAAAAGTTTTCCACGATTGCCGGAGTAACTTCTGATAAAGCACCCAAGTGGGTAATCACTCGTGACAAGATAATAATTGTGGCATAAACGGGATTCGCTTTAACGCGTGGGTCACGCAAGGGTGCAATCTCGTCTATCGCTGTTGATAACCGCATTACACCTTTGCGGTGGAGGTTGCCTTCAGAGTCTAGATACCCCTTTGGCAATGTAAATTCAAACTCTGTGGGAAACATAATTCTCCTAATTATTTCACGCGTTTAAATTCCTCAAAAGCAACCTCCACCTCCTCAATTTCGATGTCATGGCTGCGGGCGTTGACATCAGCAATCTTGTAACTTGCAGGCCATGCACTCGGCTAATTCAAATCTAGCCACTTCTTGATTTGCCTGATTATAAATAGACAAAGCAACAAGTCTACGTTGCTGTGACCAATTACCCTGCTGGACTTTTTCAAACCACTTCCAAAAATCCATAGAATTGGTGGTACCTCTACGCAGAATGAGATTACCACTCTTGGGATTGCTAGGAAGCTTAGTTCTCACCACCTGACCTTTTGATTGCCCTTTTGTACCCCAGGTTTGAGAAGTAACTTCAGTAATTTCAATAACCTCTTGGGTTCTTTTGAAGCCTTGACACTCCAAAAAGAAACAATTGGCATCGTTTTGACCTTCTAACGTCAGTTCTAAATAGAACCGATGGGCTGTCAGAACTTCTGGAATTCGGCTTGCGGATTGTACCACTGTTAAATAATTCGTAATATTTCGGCTCCCTTCTCTACGAGAGGCTGCACTTCGACTACGCCCTTCGGCTACGCTCAGGACAGGCTCAGTGACCACGCCAACGGCTTCTCCTAACGGAGACGCTGCGCGTTAGCGGAGCTTTCGCTTTAGCGATACGCTCAGGGCAAGACGCTCAATACAAGTTCGTAATTCGTAATTCGTAATGAAGCTTGCGACTCGCTACTGCTACGTTCTAAGCAAAGCTATGCCGCAGGCTTTACGTAATTACCATTATTTGATTCGTTTAATTCCTTCGTGAACCAATTCAACTGTTTCATTCGCCATATCACCACCAGAGGCAGTTAAGGTCGGCCCGGTGTATTTACAGGGATAACAATTAACAATGTTCCACCGTGCTTTTTCTGAGCCTTGTTGGTCGTAAGCAACCACTGAACCAGTCTTACGATTCTGTGACCACTTCCGAGGGTCGCCCATGTCTTCGTTACAGTCTTGATACCATTTATAAAGGTCGATATCATCAGTGGCGATGACTTTTACTGTGATGTTGGTAAATTTAACAACAGTTGGTGTAGCTTGACGCATTAGTTTAGCGCCTTTAGATGAACCGTGGACTTCTTGTGCTGGGGTATTTTCAACGCCTAGTCCGCTAATTTCTTTGATGAATTTATCAGTAATTCCGTCAGCCTCGAAGTAAAATTTACAAGAGGTTAAAAATTCGCCTGCCATACTTTTAGACTCCTTTGTGTGTAGTTAATTTTGAAATGGGGAGTTAGGAGTTAGGAATTATAAGAATTCTCTCCTCAATGCCCTATTCCCAATGCCCTATTCGCTATCTTCAATGCCATTCCATTGGCTGATGCGGAAAACAACAAACTCAGCCGGTCTGACGGGACAAACACCGACTTCAATATATAAACGTCCTAAAATTCTGGTTTCTGGTGGGTTCAATTCTTCGTCGCACTTAACATAAAATGCTTGTGCTGGAGATGCCCCAAATAAAGCACCTTCACGCCAAATGCGCTCTAAGAAGTTACTGACGGTGCGGGTTACACGCGCCCATAAATCTTGGTCGTTCGGTTCAAAAACTACCCACTGAGTCCCTAATTCTAGGGATTTCTCGATATAGCTAATTAATCTACGCACACTGATGTAACGCCACTCTGTTTTATCTGGCTCAACTAGAGTGCGTGCGCCCCAAATGCGGATACCTCGATTGGGGAAGCTGCGAATACAATTTATCCCCAAGGGGTTTAATAGTTCTTGTTCGCGGAAGTTTGTGTCATAGCCCAAACCAATTACGCCTCTGGGAACTTCATTGGCTGGGGCTTTGTAAACTCCTCTGGTTTCGTCGGTGCGTGCCCAAACACCCATCACATGGCCACAAGGAGGTACTAAAATTGGATTACCGCGATCGCGTGGATTAGGTACTTTAATCCAAGGATAATAAAGGGCCGCAAACATCGAACGACGGTTAAATCTGTTCAACCATTCCACTACTTGTTGCGGTTTGACGGCTTCCGGTGGCGAATCCAATACAACCATGCGGTTGGGCGGATTGGGAATATCGCCACTGGCAGAACCCTCGCACATACTAATCATCAGTTCGATGATACCGTGGACTTGATCTAAATTCAGTACTTGCTCTTGATAAGCCCGCATCACATCAGGACAAGCCAGCATTGTGATTTCATCAACTTCAAAGATACCGCGTACCCCGGTGCGATCGTCTCGAACCCCTTCTAAATTTTGCGAAAATCTATCCGGTGTGGCGGCAACAATGGGTGGCGCTAGTTCATATTGACCATTCACGGGACGACGAGCTAAAGGCTGTCCACTTTGAGTGATGTCTTCTACGGTGACATACATCGAATTTCTCAATGCCGCCAGCGCATAAGTTGCTACCTGGCCAGCAGGTTCGCGGTTCATTGTCAAGTTCTCGTATTCCTCTAGAAGTTCATCTCCCCGACGAATTTGGATGGTGAAATATTCGCCTGTATTTGGAGGCGCTTCTCCTTCAGTACCTTCGGGTAAGGCGCGGGGCGAACCATCAATAATTACAATATTTACTAATCCACCTGATGCTTGCTCAGGACGCAAAGTAAAACGGAGGGCTGGACGATTACCTCTAGAGTTGATTCTGAGGGTAGCCGGTTCTGGAGTCGCAGGTCTAGGTGCGCCTGGTAACTGAGTTCCAATGCTTGTTACCCAACAGCGACCGCCACCATTCATAAAGTAGCCGTAGACTGAAAATGGTAAATAGGCGTTGAAGTCGGTGAACCCATCAGAATTGGGACGGGCAAAATGATTAAGATATTGCGTCCAATTGGTTATTAGCACAGGCTTATATAATTCAGCCCCACCCCGAACATCTTCTGTAAAGCCGACAAATCCACCAACCGCCGTGCTAACACCTTCAATTGGTCGGCTACCCCGGTCAATTTCTTCAATGTAGACACCAGGAGCAAAGTAATCAAGTCTAGCCATGAAAGTCTCTCCAAGTCAGTAAAAATCTAATTATTCAGGAGTTAGAAATATTTCTTTGAAAGTATTACTTTGGTTATCTACCAATGCATTGACGTTTTGGGGTAAATAGCCAGGATGATTCAGAGTCAAAACATAATTACCTAAATGAAGGTCTTCAAAGAAGAACAGCCCTTCTTTAGTAGTTAATATGGATTTTTCAGTTCCCCTCACAGCTACTTCTGTCGCTACCAACGGCAGATTTGTCACCGCACTTTTGACAATACCTGCGATCGCAACTCGTCTGGTTAATACTAAACTGTCACTATCGCGAGACAATTGATTTCGCAAATTGAAAATTCGCTCCCAAACCAAAGGCACAGGAGTCGGTTGTGGCTCGAAGGGTATTGTAACTGTCAAATATAAGGCTGAACGCAATGGCACACTGAGAGCGCTCCATAAAGAGCCAATCTCAATTGGCGGCTCTAGGGCAACTGTCATGTTCAAATTACCATAGCCGCGTAATTCAGGAACCAAAAACTCCTCTTCCAAGGTGCGATGGCGCAACAGCACAGTCAACGCCTCACTAATAAAGTGATGCTCACCTAAAGCTGTTCTATCCCAGGCTGTTAATAGCAGCGAAACATCAAACCAAGCTGGTGCCCAATTTACAGTGGCAGGTTGTAAAGCGCGTGTTAGCTTGCGTTCTACTTGCCTACCAGAATGTTGTACCTGCTTACTCTCACGTATATCAAAAATATATAAATTGAGAGTCGGGCCTGCTCCCTCTTCCCTCCGATTACCAGGATGGCTAAAGTCAATTTGCTCTGTACTGGTAAGTGAGGTTCCTCCAGCGAGAATTTCGGCTAAAGTTTGAAGAACGAAGATAAGCATGAAGGTGTGCTGCTGGTAGCTAATCCAGATGCCTCTACAGTATATGTATCGGGCTTCTAAAGTTAATTAGACTTTTGTCGATATTTTTTAAATGGGGTATCGGGTCAAGAATCCGTAAAGCAGCAAATTCAGTTTGTAGATTAATCTAGAGCAGTTCTTAATTAGACACACTACATTTTTTTATGTGGAGTGGGCTGAAAAGCATTGGTGTCAAGTTAATTAAGGCAGAAGCCCAAATGTTAAAGGTAAGTTCATCGAATTCGGGGTGTCGTTTATTAAATTCGGGCAGTCGTTTATCGAATTCGAGGTGTTGTTTATTGAATTTGGGCAGCCGTTTATTGAATTCGGGCAGTCGTTTATCGAATTCAAGGTGTTGTTTATTGAATTTGGGCAGCCGTTTATTGAATTCGGGCAGCCGTTTATTATTTTTGTTCAATTTTAATTTGAGGAGGATAAAACCTAAAGATAAAAAGACTTTTCATCCAGTCTCCAGCTATACTAGTTGACCCTAGTGATTTCATCTTAACTCGACACTAATGGCTGAAAAGCCCGCCCAAGTAGTCCATTAAGCTAACGAAAGCTTGGGTACGTAGTAAGCATTTCAGTGCTTAACATCAGGACTAAAGTCTTTACTACAAACTTCTTTACACAGCAAAGTTAGCTTGATATACGTGTGAATACAAACCTTAATAATTATTTGGATGAATTATCCCAAAAGATAACTTAACAAAAAAATAAACATTACTGAGACTGCATAATTTTATACTGGTCAGCAGAAAAGTAAAAACATTTGGTTGCAAAAAGCGAGTGAAACTATGACACTAGGCTTTTCTGTCCAAAAACTAGACAATGGCTCTAATTATTTGAGTCCCTCAGACATCCAAGGCTTTTGTCAGCTTGAGTCTGAGCAATTAACTAGTCAATATCCAATTTTATTTGCTCGGATTGTCTATCACAATCCATTATTGAGAACTAATCAAGAAGTTATAAATTATAGTCAAGATCAAGCTCCTTTTTCTCAAAAAACTTTAGCTTATTTGCATTCGGAAGCATGGCTTACAGATTTTCCGCCTGTTTTGACTTTACAGGAATTTAAGCTTAAGGACTTTTCATCTATTTCTTACATTTGCCCCATATCCTATAGAAATCAGAAAACTGAATATATTCAAATCATTACTCATGAACCTCTCTCGGCGAGTTTACAACTATATGTAAAACGCTCTGCGATGCTGCTGAGTAAGTATGTAGATATTTCCTTGGACTATGGCAGACAAAAAACTGAAATTCAACTCCTAGAAGATATCTTACATCGAGTCGGTCATCAATTACGTAACTCTCTAGGACTCATCGGATTGTATGCACATAATCTCAGCTTAGGTTTAGAAAATAGCCCTTGGCAAGAGCAAGCAACAATCATCGGCGAAAGTATACAAGATTTAGATACTAATTTAAATGAACTAATTGATTGCGGTCAAAGTACAAAATTAAGGGTAACACATCAAGATTTAAGAAGTTTAGTGGGTGAAAGTATCACAAATTTACAACCTCTAATTAGTCAGAAAAAACTGAAAATATTGATTCCCGACACATCGACAATACTGAAAATAGACAAATTACAAATGAAACAAGTTTTTGATAATATCCTCAGTAATGCTGTTCATTTCAGCCCTAATTCAGGAACTATTAGCTGTAGTTGGCAAATTTTTCAAGATGAAGTATTAATTAAAATCTCCGATCAAGGGCCAGGATTGTCTCAAGAAGACTTACAAAAAATATTTACCCCATTTTATTCTCGACGCAAAGGAGGCACAGGACTGGGTTTAACTATTGCTAAAAAAATTATTTTGGATCATCAAGGAAGTATCTGGGCACAAGTTTTATCAGAAAGTGGGGCACAATTCTCGATTATTTTACCTCGTTCAAGGAGCGTGAATTAATTCATAATTCCTCATAAAAATATGATTAATAATAGTAATAAACTGTCAGTTTTACTCGTAGATGACGAAGAACGCTTTCGTCAAGGATTACGTACTCTCCTAAATTTTTATAGTATTAATTCTGCGTTACCTGTAGAAGTTATTGGTGATGCAGATTCTGTTGAGCAGGTTTTAAAGTTTACAACCCAGAAGTGTCCAGATTTAATTTTGCTGGATATGCAATTGAAAGGATGTGATGGAATTACAGTTTTGGCACGTCTTAAAGAAGCTGCTTACACTGGCAAAGTTTTAGTATTGTCGGCTCATCAAGAAGACGACTGGATTTTTAGAGCGATGCAGGGGGGAGCCGCAGGTTATGTGTTTAAAAATCGTGTAGCAACCCAATTGTGTGAAGCTATTGATACTGTAACTAGGTCAGAAATTTATCTACCTTCAGAAGTTGCTAGTCGATTTTTCCGGTTTTTTCAAGCTTATTCAGATTCTTGTGTAAAAGCTTGTCATGAGGTGCATTTAACTGAAAGAGAGCAAGAGGTTTTATATTGGTTAACTCAAGGTGCTTCTAATGAAGAAATCGCTAAACATTTGTATGTAACAGTTGCTACTGTTAAGGCGCATCTCACCAGTATTTTTGAAAAATTGAAGGTTACTAGCCGGACTCAAGCGATTGTGACTGCCCTCAAGTTAGGATTAGTTCATGCTTGAGCGCGACGGAAGTAGTCGGCGCAATTTACGAAACTTTTTGGATATGGCTTCATTTGAATCTTTTTATCAAGAATACCCCTGCTCGTACAATTCTCCCTTAAGTTGCGATCGCCCCTTCCAAACGGCGCAGCAAATCAAGGGTGCTAAGTTTTGCTTGGAATGTGGTTTTCCAGCAACTTTACCACAGGAGGCTGAGATTAAAGGAAGTCAGGGAACTTATCAAATAACTAGTTTTGTTGGTGTGCGGGGTTTAGGCCGTTTATACTCAGGTGTTCAACTTAAAGACAAACAACCTGTAATCATCAAAGAATATCTGCTCCCCAATCGTTCTTTTAATGAAAGTGAGACTCAAAAGCGGAAAGAGACTTTTAAACGGGTGGGTGGAGTAAGTTTAGCCGATAGTCGAATTCAAAACTTCCGTCTGGTAGAAACGAAAGAAGCGATCGCAGATGAAAAAGGAGAACGCTGTTATCTTATTACTCAAGGAATCGAATCATCTCAAACTTTAGGTAAGTATCTCATAGAAAAGGGAGCAATGACATCTCTTGAGGTGCGTGAGGTACTAAACCAAGGTTTACAAACTCTCCAGTTTCTCCACACCCAAAAACTGCGTTTCCCCTCCAATCAAACACAACTAGGTATCACTCACGGCAATATCAATTTAGATAGTACTTTAATTAAAGTAGAAAATAATCAAAAGTTTTCTATATACTTTTGTGATTTAGCTATTTGGGAAAACTTATTTATTCCCCCAAGAATTCCTCAACCTGCTCCTGCTAGACCTGAGCAAGATTTAGAATCATTAGGATTATTAGCCTTTTATTTATGGGTAGGACGGACAACTAATTTTTCATCTAACCAGCCTCTCGACCCTAGAGATCGTCAACAATGGCCGGATACTGATAGCTATTTAAAGCAATTTATTTATCGTTTAATTGGGCTGGAAACTCCTTTTGAGAGTGCAGAAGCGGCTCGGAAAGCACTACTAGAACTTCCTCAAGAAGATCGTGCTAAAAGTTCAAGTTCAGTGCGTTCTCCAGGTTCTCAAGAACTAAAAAAGCCTTTGCCAATGCCCTTAATTTTGCTAGTGATCCTATTTTTATTACTACTTGGTGGGGGAATTTGGTATTGGCTGTGGGGCAGGAAAACAGATAATCCTAAGCAATATATCCAATGGTCTAAACTTGTGCGGAATTTTTCTGAAGTCCCTAACGTTCCTTCTGGACAATTTACTTATACAGGAGAAAAAGATAGTACATGGAGTTTTGTTTTAACGCAATTAGTGGACAACAGTCGTTTAGGAGATTTATTGACCAGACCAAAGCCAGATGCGACAGCAACATTTGACTATAAATCTGTTTTGTCATCAAATATAAATAATCCAATTAAAAGTCTTGAAGAAGTTCAAACAAACAAAAAAGATTTTGCCATTACTAGTTTGGTAGACAACATTACAGATAAACTTGCAAAAAAAGCAATAGCCTATGATGGGTTACTTGTTTTTGTCGCATTTAATAAAAGAGACTCAAATCTTGCCAATGCTCTTGGGGGGAAAATTAATCTTGAGCAATTGCGTCAAATTTACACAGGTAAAATTACTAATTGGCAGCAGATTAATCCCAAACTTCCAAATCTGCCAGTGAAACCTTTTGCCCCAACCGAACCGGAAGCAATTAGTAAATTTCAACAAATAGTTCTGCAAAATGCCCCTCAAGACGAAGCTTTATTTGCAGCGAAAGTTACTAAACTTGATACAACAAAAACCCAAAACCTGATACGCAGTGAAACTTTAGATGGGCGAACTACTGGTATTATCAGTTTTGGGATTATCAGTAAAACTTCGAGTCAGTGTACTGGCTATCCTCTAGCGATCGCAGATGGTAAAAAGTCCCTTATTCAACCTCTGTTTCAAAAGCGCGATCGGCGCTCAATTACTCCCTCAGATGATTTGTGTCAACATGATGATTATTATGTTGATGTCACAACTTTCCAAAGCTACCCCTTGGGATACCCTATTTTTGTAGTGTACCCTAAAGACAGCAGCCGCTTGCCTGGTGGCTCTACATTTGCCCAGATGCTAACTACTCGTCAGGGTCAGTGTTTACTTAGTAAAGTAGGTCTTGTAGCTTTACAACCTATGCCTGATGATATAAATTCTTATGCCTGCAAATCGGTGCCCTAATCCTAGTTGCGAATATTTTAACCGCGCCCTGCCTAACAATGCTAAGGTTTGTCCCTGGTGTTCCACCCCTGTGGGTAATGTAGTTTCTCCTACACCACAACCACCTACTCAACCTCCACCTATTCAACAACAACCTAGTCAACCACCTGTTCAGTATCAGCGGCCGCCTACAGACCAACCTAACTACCAAGCTCCTCAACAAGCCCCCATTGATTATTCAACAGTCTATCAGCCACGAGTTCCCTATCAACCAACACCACCTGTTTATACNCCCCCGCCTCAAAGAGCGCCAGCCTTAAAGCTGATTCATAGCACTGGCAGAGAATTTCATCTCATTGGGGAAGGAGGTTATATTGGTCGCCGCAGTCAGAGTCCAGGAATAGCGCCGCCAGAAATTGACTTGACCAGCATTCCCAGTGAGGGAATAGTCTCTCGTCGTCATGCGCGAGTCGATTGGGACTGGTCGCAAAATTCTTACATGATTGTTGACATGAGTACAAATGGTATTTATTTGAACAACAATCCTCTGACTCCCGGTATGCAGTATCGCCTACTCAACGGTGATTTGCTGCGATTTGGTCAAGATAATCTAGTTAATTTCACTATATATGTAGTGTAGTTTTGCAAAGAGACGCGATGAATCGCCATCTCTACAATAATCAGTCGTTTTGGGACTTCCAAATAAAAAAATATCCAACTATTTATTGTGGGGTGGGCGACACGATAGCCCTTGATTAGGGGCGCTCATGTTGCCTACCCCACAAAATTGAATAATTTATTTCTTGGAAATCCCTTTGTAGAGAAGGCATTTATCGCGTCTTTGTGATGATTTAACGTGAGTTCGACTGTTGATAAAGCCTGAAAAATCTGACATGTATAGGTTTGAAGAATTAACGGACTTGAAAGAGTCCTGAGTTTATTAAGAATCAAGTCAATAAAGTGCCATACATATTACAGCGATTTTCAATCGGGCACTTGACTTCTATTGTTTCGCAACACTGACCTTAATTTTAATACCGTCCTCTTCTTGCAGTGCTTGGCGTAGACGATCGCGAACCTCTGTCAAATCTGGCTTTAGTATGATCGCTCGCTGATAGTATTTGATTGCAGTCTTCATATCTCCTGATTGGTGGTGAACCTTGCCCAAATCGTAATTGAGTGCAGCATAGTGATCTCGATCGGCTGCCAATAGCTTGTCTTGTGCATAGAGGACGGTTGCGATTCCTACCTCGGCTTCAAGGTAGTTGGGTCGCAAGGCTTGGGCGCTTTGGTAATGTGCGATGGCCTCGTCCAAGTTTCCTTGTTCTTCTAGGGCAAATCCTAGATGATAGTGAACTTCTGGTTGGTTTGGATTGAGGACGAGAGATTGCCGATAGTATTCCGTTGCAGTTTCTAAATCATCTGCCTGTTTGCAGTGGTTGCCTAATTTATAATTGAGGGCAGCAGAATGCGCTTGTTTTTCTAAGGGCAGCTTTCCCTGAGCATAAATAGCATTCGCTAAACTCACTTCGGCTTGAAGATAGTCGGGTTGCAGGGCTTGGGCGCTTTGGTAATATGCGATCGCGTCGTCCAAGTTTCCTAGTTTTTGGAATGTCATGCCCAGGTGATAGTGAGCTTCTGCTAGAGTGGGCTGCATTGTGATGGATTGGCGATAGTATTCGATCGCAACCTTGAAATCACCTACCTGTTTTCGTCTGCGACCCAATTCATAGTTGAGGGTGGCGTAATGCAGCTGCTTTTCTGGGGATAATGTTCCTTGAGCATAGCGGGCATTTGCCAAAATTACTTCTGCTTCGATGGAGTTGGGCTGGAGTTCTTGGGATTTTTGGTAATGTGCGATCGCAGCTTCCCATTGATTCTGTTGTTGCAACGTATAGCCAAGATTATGATGGATTGCTGATGAAAGCATTGAGGATTCGGAGGGGAGTGCTAAAGCTTGCTGATATGCTGCTTCTGCTTCTGGTAATTTATTTTGAGCTTGATGCAAGTTGCCTAAACTAAACCAGGCTTTCACATATTGAGGTTGCACCTGAAGGACATCTCTGAACAACTCTTCAGCGATTGAGTAATTTCCTTTCTGGTGCATCAAGATTCCTAACCGATAGAGTGCGTCTGGATGTTGAGGTTGCACGTTGAGAATTTGACGATAGCCTTGCTCTGCTCGATCGAGTCGGTTAGTTTGTTGGTAATGGATAAAATGGTGGAGCGCTTCTGGAATTGTTCTTAAATTTAGCACTTGATTTTGGTGCGATCCCTT
This portion of the Nostoc sp. GT001 genome encodes:
- a CDS encoding GNAT family N-acetyltransferase; protein product: MKDIEIEIVDNFETFQTIRNHWDSVYKTDPEAQFFLSWTWLSGVLKWCSQFRATWFILAAKSTAPTSEYVAFFPLEIAIAEHPEGCLQSRLSMMGVADSEHLGFICLPEYEAAVTSAFAQFLQQQQETWAIFEVEKIQTNIGRMSRFLDQFSTEAFELAQQERLSDLVDQIDNSIVPYIALPDDWEQYLQTVVSSNTRQKIRRLLRKVESSNDFHVTQVNAENLDVHLEILLGFWQTNWEGRKGADYCQKIVEKIGFFLRHCFEHQSLYLPVLWHGKQPLGAIANLMDFDRKTALFFIAGRDDTVKEFSSGLVLHAYGIKYAIDNKFKVYDFLMGNEAYKFSFGAKARQIKTMAIQPKGSHQNQVLNLRTIPEALHHFIHYQQTNRLDRAEQGYRQILNVQPQHPDALYRLGILMHQKGNYSIAEELFRDVLQVQPQYVKAWFSLGNLHQAQNKLPEAEAAYQQALALPSESSMLSSAIHHNLGYTLQQQNQWEAAIAHYQKSQELQPNSIEAEVILANARYAQGTLSPEKQLHYATLNYELGRRRKQVGDFKVAIEYYRQSITMQPTLAEAHYHLGMTFQKLGNLDDAIAYYQSAQALQPDYLQAEVSLANAIYAQGKLPLEKQAHSAALNYKLGNHCKQADDLETATEYYRQSLVLNPNQPEVHYHLGFALEEQGNLDEAIAHYQSAQALRPNYLEAEVGIATVLYAQDKLLAADRDHYAALNYDLGKVHHQSGDMKTAIKYYQRAIILKPDLTEVRDRLRQALQEEDGIKIKVSVAKQ